Proteins found in one Bacteroidota bacterium genomic segment:
- a CDS encoding T9SS type A sorting domain-containing protein, giving the protein MMKNLLLSTLFLFYSSTFIFAQGVPNGNFEMWNKIQLFEQPDGYLTTNQQSFFLLQTFNVTKSTDAYSGDYAIKLETIANANDTLFGFAMNGDPQNALSGGHPFTSKPDSVKIQVKSDIKAGDTAIIFILFKKFGITLGMEMYYVTGKYSSYTELSFPIKTLIANPDSILFGIASGNPDGNPIPGTWIMLDDVEFTNSTSNLHNKGFEDWTEVGYDEPFGWFTMNSYFLLGGGQAYANKSTDAYEGNFALAITTTESEVIGNNEPFGIVTTGYFVNDDLGGGFPLNKKPDSISFYYKYDNSNNTNDSALFYIHFSKFSTTQNKSIVVDSHMIFLPSTFSYQYHSIPFDLSIYDIDSSNIVLGSSNFFNEKNIGIGNKLFIDDIEFYYEGVGFPLTSLIENKINIYPNPADNFVNIETNNIEKAQIITTNIYDIEGRLMLSKKSQIQKGTNNINLSTKNIPNGQYLIRLIAKNQTLSTKKLIIKH; this is encoded by the coding sequence ATGATGAAAAATTTACTCTTAAGCACATTATTTTTGTTTTATTCCTCAACATTCATTTTTGCACAAGGTGTCCCAAATGGAAATTTTGAGATGTGGAATAAAATACAACTTTTTGAACAACCTGATGGTTATTTAACAACAAATCAACAATCCTTTTTTCTATTACAAACTTTTAATGTTACAAAATCTACAGACGCATATAGTGGCGATTATGCTATTAAATTAGAAACTATTGCTAATGCAAACGATACTTTGTTTGGATTTGCCATGAATGGAGATCCTCAAAATGCTTTGTCAGGAGGACATCCATTTACTTCAAAACCTGATTCTGTAAAAATTCAAGTTAAATCAGATATCAAAGCAGGAGATACTGCAATAATATTTATTTTATTTAAAAAATTTGGAATTACACTAGGAATGGAAATGTACTATGTTACAGGGAAATATTCATCTTACACTGAATTATCATTCCCCATAAAAACACTAATAGCAAATCCCGATTCAATTCTTTTTGGAATAGCATCAGGTAATCCTGATGGTAATCCTATTCCCGGAACTTGGATAATGCTTGATGATGTTGAATTTACAAATAGTACATCTAATCTTCATAATAAAGGTTTTGAAGATTGGACAGAAGTTGGCTATGATGAACCTTTTGGATGGTTTACAATGAACTCATATTTTTTGTTAGGTGGAGGACAAGCTTATGCAAATAAATCTACTGATGCTTATGAAGGAAATTTTGCCTTAGCAATTACAACAACAGAATCAGAAGTTATCGGTAATAATGAACCGTTTGGCATTGTTACAACTGGTTATTTTGTAAATGATGACCTTGGTGGTGGATTTCCATTAAACAAAAAACCCGATTCAATAAGTTTTTATTATAAATATGATAACTCCAATAATACAAATGACAGTGCTTTATTTTATATTCATTTTAGTAAATTTAGCACAACTCAAAACAAATCAATAGTTGTTGATTCACACATGATATTCCTGCCTTCTACCTTTAGTTATCAATATCACTCTATTCCATTTGATCTTTCAATTTATGATATTGATTCTTCAAATATAGTTTTAGGCTCAAGTAATTTTTTTAATGAGAAAAATATTGGAATTGGAAATAAACTTTTTATTGATGATATAGAGTTTTACTATGAGGGCGTAGGGTTTCCTCTTACATCACTTATTGAAAATAAGATTAATATTTACCCAAATCCTGCTGATAATTTTGTAAATATTGAAACAAATAACATTGAAAAAGCTCAAATAATCACTACTAATATTTACGATATTGAAGGAAGATTGATGCTAAGTAAAAAAAGTCAAATACAAAAAGGCACAAATAACATAAACCTAAGCACAAAAAATATTCCTAATGGA